The following DNA comes from ANME-2 cluster archaeon.
TTTTGTTTATCATTTAATGAAGACAGTTGAAATATTTAGGTTAGATATGTTTGGTTTGGACGCATATTTGGTTCAACCAGAAGAAAATAAAAAGTCTCTTGCCAGACCGTTAGATTACTTATGATCCAGGATGTAATTGTCATGCAGCTCCTCCACAATTGAAGGAAAAATGTAGAATAGTATAAGAACAAAATAAGAGAATCAGTGTTGAAAAGAATTCATATTTGTTAATTCAAAATCAGGTGGTGTCTCGAAATGAAAAACACGGATGTAGAGCATAAACTACAAAAATTAATTGATAAAATTGTGAAAAGTGATAAGCATGTAAAAAATGCGGTGCTTGCTGTTTCTACAGGGGATGGTGAATTCAACTGGTCCAGTGCAGCCGGTATGGCTGATCCTGAAGAGAATCGAATAATGACTGTAGACACTCCTGTATTTATTGCCAGCATTACTAAAATGTTTACAGCAACTGTTGTAATGCTTCTTTTTGAAAAGAACAAACTCAAATTAGACGCTCCTATGTCGGATTACCTTCCTTCTTCCATGATCAATAGAATTCATGTTTATGCTGGAAAGGACTACACAGATCAGGTTTTGGTACGTCATCTTTTAAGTCATACATCAGGAATCCCTGATTATTATACTAAAGCACCAGAGAATAAAAAAAGCTTTTTTGAGATTCTTATTTCAGAGCCTGACAGAATTTGGACTGTAGAGGATACAGTTGCTTTTGCACGAGACAATCTTAAACCTGAATTTGCACCAGGTGAGAGGGCTTCTTATGCAGATACAAATTTCCAGCTTCTGGGTTTTATTATTGAATCCGTAACTGGACAATCTCTTCATGATGTGTATAAAGAACTTATTTTTAAACCACTTGGTATGAAACATACTTATCTTTATACGCGTTCTAAACCTATTGATTCGAATATAGAAAAACCGGCACACTTCTTTTTTAAGAATACTGATCTGACAAATATAAAAGCTTTTGAATCTTCCTGGGCTGATGGCGGTATTCTCTCTACAGTTGATGATTGTCTGGTGTTCATTAAAGCATTTAATACTGGAACGATTTTTTCAAATGAAGATACAGGACATTTAATGCGTGATTGGAAAAAACTGCAAAAGGGAATGTATTATGGTTTTGGTACAATGCATTTTGTACCTCCTGAACTTTTCTTTCTTCTTTTCTCTTATCCAAATATTACGGGACATTTTGGTTCAATTGGGTCATTTCTATTTTATTGTGAAAAGCTGGATATTTATATTGCCGGAACAATGAATCAGGGAAAATCTGCAAGTAGACCCTTTAGAGTTGTGTTAAAAGTGATCAATTTAATCCGAAAATTCGAGAAAGAAAAGAAATAGGACTCAATATAATTTTTTTATGTTAGTGGATTGAAATTGGTTTGTAGCCCCTACGATTGAAGAGGCATAGGGTTGGGGGGTGAAGTGGTTGTTGAACCTTGGTTGGCATTATGGTCGGTATTGTGTCAGGTGTGGCTCTGTGCCGGGCCGGTGGGTGGGGTATGGTCGCACCGCTGAAGTCAACTCCCAGGAGTGTTTTGTAAGAATATTCCTGATTAAATAGGTAAGTAAAATTGAAAGAGAAGAGATAATCGTATATCATCTATTTGCTCCAAATCAAGTGAATTGAAGAAATGATGTTGCTGAAATTGTAGAAGAGTAAATATTATATCACAATAAAAGAACTCTTAAATAGAGAAAATATGGCAAAACCAATTGAGCTTGGATTGATACTGAAGGATGAAGATGCCAGACAGTTCTGGATGGATAAGAAAAATCCAAAAGTTACCCGAGAACAGGTGGACATGTTCAAAGAAGCCAGGCAGATATATAAATGCAATTTTAAACACTGATGGAATCCTAACCAATCTTTGCAGATAAACCTTCTATTGTACCTTTAACAAAAAGTTACGATGTAACTTCTTTTACGTCAACAAATGCCGAACTTAACGACTTTTTGATAAATGATGCCCTGGATGACCAAGACGAAATGATAAGCAGGACATATCTCTGCTGCCTGAATAAGAGTATTACAGGATTTTTCACTATTGTTGCCGATACCATCGAGGTCCAGGCCATTGATGAAGCAGATGGTATAGACGGTTATCCGTATCATAAATACCCAAGTATCAAGATTGCCAGACTGGCGGTTGACGAAACTTGTGAGAGGCAGGGGTTTGGCAGGTTCCTAGTCCTGGCTGCTATCGGGCTGGCTTTATCTGTGTCCGGGATCATAGGCTGCCGGTACCTTACTGTGGATTCCAATCCCGAGAGTATGAGTTTCTATGAGAGGCTGGGGTTTTAGGGTGGTGGAGAGGTACAAGCAGGCCGATTTTCCTAAGATATACATTGATATGCAGCCTGTTGTGGAAAGAATGCAGCCGGAAGAATCTCTTAAGGATTTTGTGGGGTGATGTTGGTGTTAGCCAGGGTATGCGGTATGGGCGCACTGCTGGTGGGATATTTCAGGGATGAGGGTCTGTCTGTAGATTTTATTCATCGTTTTTTACCTTGATCCGTTCCCACAACGGTTCCAGGTTTTTTTCCTTGATTTCGCATTCCCAGATAACCATATATCCCCACCCTACAGCAGTTAATGCAACAAAGTTGTCTGCATCCCTGCGTACATTACCTTCAATCTTCTGCCGCCAGAATTCGGTATTGGATTTAGGCCATTTGAAATATTTACAATTATGTTTGTGCCAAAAGCAACCATTTACAAAGATGACTTTTTTACGTCCTGTAAAAACTATATCCGGTTTTCCGGGCAGGTCATTCCGATGAAGCCTGTACCTTAATCCATTCCGCCAAAGCCACTGCCGTACTATCAATTCCGGCTTAGTATTTTTCCCTTTTATACGGGACATGTTGAAACTGCGTTGATCTGGTGAATGGACATCCACTATTATTCCTCCACAAACTGATTTTATAACATCTGTAATATAATTAAATTAAAATCAAAATCTGTTTGACCTTATCGGGCGCAATCCATCACCAGACTTCCTGTAATTTCTCAGCAATTTTCTGGGATAGCAGAACAGGTACAGCGTTTCCTATCTGACGGTAAGCAGCTGTACGCCCGGGTTTATCTAATATGCCCTCAAAGAAATAATCATCTGGGAAAGTCTGTAGACGGGCAGCTTCACGGGGAGTTAGTGACCGGTTCTGGCTGATATCCGGATGTATATAATAGTGACCATCTTTGAATATATGCGCCACAACGGTGTGAGAATAAGCTATATCTGCCGCTACAACCTTGAAACGGTCACGGAAATAAGAATGGTTCTGATGTGTTTTCAGTCGTTCCGGAAGATCTTTGTAGT
Coding sequences within:
- a CDS encoding serine hydrolase, with translation MKNTDVEHKLQKLIDKIVKSDKHVKNAVLAVSTGDGEFNWSSAAGMADPEENRIMTVDTPVFIASITKMFTATVVMLLFEKNKLKLDAPMSDYLPSSMINRIHVYAGKDYTDQVLVRHLLSHTSGIPDYYTKAPENKKSFFEILISEPDRIWTVEDTVAFARDNLKPEFAPGERASYADTNFQLLGFIIESVTGQSLHDVYKELIFKPLGMKHTYLYTRSKPIDSNIEKPAHFFFKNTDLTNIKAFESSWADGGILSTVDDCLVFIKAFNTGTIFSNEDTGHLMRDWKKLQKGMYYGFGTMHFVPPELFFLLFSYPNITGHFGSIGSFLFYCEKLDIYIAGTMNQGKSASRPFRVVLKVINLIRKFEKEKK
- a CDS encoding GNAT family N-acetyltransferase translates to MINDALDDQDEMISRTYLCCLNKSITGFFTIVADTIEVQAIDEADGIDGYPYHKYPSIKIARLAVDETCERQGFGRFLVLAAIGLALSVSGIIGCRYLTVDSNPESMSFYERLGF
- the vsr gene encoding DNA mismatch endonuclease Vsr, producing the protein MVDVHSPDQRSFNMSRIKGKNTKPELIVRQWLWRNGLRYRLHRNDLPGKPDIVFTGRKKVIFVNGCFWHKHNCKYFKWPKSNTEFWRQKIEGNVRRDADNFVALTAVGWGYMVIWECEIKEKNLEPLWERIKVKNDE